Within the Streptomyces sp. NBC_00353 genome, the region CTCCGAGCACGTGATCACATCTGCCGCCCAGGTACTCGTCGCCTCCAACCGCGGCCCGGTCTCGTACGCACTGAGCGAGGACGGCTCGATCAGCGCCAAACGGGGCGGCGGCGGACTCGTCTCCGGGCTGAGCGCCGTCGAGGACAAGCTGTGGGTCTGCGCGGCGCTCGGCGACGGGGACCGGGAGGCGGTCCGGCGCGGGATCGCCGAGCCGGGCGTACGGATGCTCGACATCGACGCCGATGTGCACGCCGACGCGTACAACGGCATCGCGAACTCGGTGCTCTGGTTCGTCCACCACATGCTGTACCAGACGCCGCTGGATCCCGTCTTCGACGTGGAGTTCCGCCGGCAGTGGGCGTCGTTCGAGGCGTACAACCTGGCCTTCGCACAGGCGCTCGCCGAGGAGGCGGGCGAGGGCGCGGCGGTGCTGGTGCAGGACTACCACCTGGCCCTGGTCCCCGGCATGCTCCGCGACCTCCGCCCCGACCTGCGGATCGGCCACTTCTCGCACACCCCGTGGGCCCCGGTCGACTACTTCCGCCTGCTGCCCGACGACATCGCGGAGCAGCTGCTGCGCGGCATGCTCGGCGCGGACCGGACGGCGTTCCTGACCCGGCGATGGGCGGACGCGTTCACCGCCTGCTGCACGGAGGTCCTGGGCGGCACCGGCCGGACGAGGATCGGCGTGCACGGCCTCGGCGCGGACGCGGACTTCCTGCGCCGTCGCGCGCACCAGCCGGACGTGGACGAACGCATGGCGATCCTGCGGGAGCAGGTGGGCGGCACCGGCCGGAAGACGATCGTGCGGGTCGACCGTACGGAACTGTCCAAGAACATCGTGCGCGGGCTGCTGGCGTACCGGGAGCTGCTGAACACCCGCCCGCAGTGGCGCGAGCGGGTGGTGCATGTCGCGTTCGCGTACCCGTCGCGGCAGGACCTGGCGGTGTACCGGGAGTACACGGCCGAGGTGCAGCGGCTGGCGGACGACATCAACGAGGCGTACGGAACACCCGATTGGACCCCGGTCCTGCTGCATGTGAACGACGACTTCGCGCGCTCGCTGGGGGCGTACCGGCTGGCGGACGTGGCGCTCGTCAACCCGATCCGCGACGGCATGAACCTGGTCGCGAAGGAGGTCCCGGTGGTCTCCGACCAGGGCTGCGCGCTGGTGCTGTCGCGGGAGGCGGGGGCGTACGAGGAGCTGGGCGCGGACGCGATCGTGGTGAACCCGTACGACGTGTCGGCGACGGCCGCCGCGCTGCACGAGGCGCTGACGATGCCGGACGGGGAGCGGGCGGAGCGGTCGAAGCGGCTGGCTGCCGCGGCGACTGCGCTGCCGCCGCAGCGGTGGTTCCTGGAGCAGTTGGAGGCGTTGCGGCGGGACTGACCGTTCGGCGGCGATCGTTCAGAGGCGCCGGGCGAGGGCCGCGAGGAAGTCGACCACGGCCGCCGGACCCGGCAGCAACAGGTCCGCCCGCTCGGCCAGTTCCGGCACTTCCGCGCTTCCGCTGCACACCAGCAGACCGGGGATGCCGTCGGGGCCCTCCGTGCGGAGCTTCTCCACCGCGGCGTACGCGGCGAGGTCGCCCAGGTCGTCCCCGGCGTACAGGACGGACTCGGCGTCCGTCTCCCGTACGTACTTCGCGAGCGCCACGCCCTTGTCCATGCCGGGCGGGCGCAGTTCCAGGACGAGGCGCCCCGGCTCGACGATCAGTCCGTGCAGGGCCGCGAGCTCGCCCAGCGGGCCGCGCAGCGCGTCGAATGCGCCCTGCGGGTCGGCGGCGCGGCGCGTGTGGACGGCGAGCGCCTGCCCCTTCTCCTCGATCCATGTGCCGTGCCAGGAGTCGAACCGGTGCAGAACGCCCGGGAGTTCGGCACGGACCGCCGCCACACCGGGATGCGGGGCGGGGGCGTGGACGGTGCCGGACACGGCGTCCCAGCGTTCGGCGCCGTAGTGGCCGAGCACGACGAGGTGGTCGAGGCCCGGGACGCCCGCGAAGCCGCCGTGCCGGACCGCGACGCCGGCCGGGCGGCCGGTGATCACGGCGACGGAGGCGACCTTCGGGGCGAGCGCGGCGATGGCCGGGACGGCGCCGGGGTGGGCGCGGGCCTGCTCCGGGTCCGGGACTATGTCGGCGAGGGTGCCGTCGAAGTCGAGGGCGACCACGGCACGGTCGGGACGGGCCAGGAGGGCGGCAAGGCCTTCACGGCCGGCCGGCGTGGTGGGGGTGGGGAGGGATCGCTCTGGGTTGCTGCCCATGGGGCGAGCCTATCGGGGGCGACGGAGCGCGGCTACGGCTGCACCTGCGGCAGGCCCGTTCCCCTGCCCCGCCCCTTCCCGGGACCCGGGGCTCCGCCCCGGACCCCGCACCTCGAACGCCGGAGGCCGGTCCTTCCGGAGCGACGCCCGGGCTAACGCCTCCCCCGCCGGGCCTCCCGCACGCGCCGCAGCCGGTTGACCGTCACCGGGTCCTCCTCCAGCGCCCGCCGGTCGTCCAGCAACGCGTTCAGCAGCTGGTAGTAGCGCGTCGGCGAAATCCCCAGCCCCTCGCGGATCTCCCGTTCCTTCGCCCCGGGCCCGGGCCACGACCGCCGTTCCACGGCCAGCACCGCACGCTCCCGCTCGGAGAGCCCCGGCTGCGTCGTGTCCGGGGTCTCCGCACCGTGGGAGTCGTTCTCGGAAGCGGTCATATCAGCCAACATAATGCCCGCGCCGCGGCCTGCTACTCCGCCGCTTCCGCCGTCGCCGCCCCCCGCGCGATCTCGGACAGCACACCCGCCGGACTGCCGCCCGGCTCCACCGCCTTGCCGATGTTCTGCTTGATCAGCTCGCTCGTCCGCGCCCACGACGTATTGCCGACGGGGTAGAACTCCGAGTTCGGCAGCGCCTCAAGGAACTTCCGCAGCGGCTTGTGCTTGGCGTCCGTCTCCATCACCGCGGACGCGCTGTCGGTGACCGGCAGCAGGTCGTACTCGTCGGCGAAGGCCACCACGTTCTTGTCCTCGAACATGTAGTCGAAGAATTTACCGATGGCTTCGCGGTGGTTGTTCTGCTTGAAGCCCATGATCCAGTCGGCGACGCCCATCGACCCCTCGGTCGGGCCGGTGATACCGGGCAGCGGCACCATGCCGACCTGGACGCCCTTCCGCTCGGCCTCCTGCATCAGCGTGGGGTGCCCGTTGAGCATCCCCACC harbors:
- a CDS encoding alpha,alpha-trehalose-phosphate synthase (UDP-forming); amino-acid sequence: MVSEHVITSAAQVLVASNRGPVSYALSEDGSISAKRGGGGLVSGLSAVEDKLWVCAALGDGDREAVRRGIAEPGVRMLDIDADVHADAYNGIANSVLWFVHHMLYQTPLDPVFDVEFRRQWASFEAYNLAFAQALAEEAGEGAAVLVQDYHLALVPGMLRDLRPDLRIGHFSHTPWAPVDYFRLLPDDIAEQLLRGMLGADRTAFLTRRWADAFTACCTEVLGGTGRTRIGVHGLGADADFLRRRAHQPDVDERMAILREQVGGTGRKTIVRVDRTELSKNIVRGLLAYRELLNTRPQWRERVVHVAFAYPSRQDLAVYREYTAEVQRLADDINEAYGTPDWTPVLLHVNDDFARSLGAYRLADVALVNPIRDGMNLVAKEVPVVSDQGCALVLSREAGAYEELGADAIVVNPYDVSATAAALHEALTMPDGERAERSKRLAAAATALPPQRWFLEQLEALRRD
- the otsB gene encoding trehalose-phosphatase — translated: MGSNPERSLPTPTTPAGREGLAALLARPDRAVVALDFDGTLADIVPDPEQARAHPGAVPAIAALAPKVASVAVITGRPAGVAVRHGGFAGVPGLDHLVVLGHYGAERWDAVSGTVHAPAPHPGVAAVRAELPGVLHRFDSWHGTWIEEKGQALAVHTRRAADPQGAFDALRGPLGELAALHGLIVEPGRLVLELRPPGMDKGVALAKYVRETDAESVLYAGDDLGDLAAYAAVEKLRTEGPDGIPGLLVCSGSAEVPELAERADLLLPGPAAVVDFLAALARRL
- a CDS encoding DUF3263 domain-containing protein, yielding MTASENDSHGAETPDTTQPGLSERERAVLAVERRSWPGPGAKEREIREGLGISPTRYYQLLNALLDDRRALEEDPVTVNRLRRVREARRGRR